In one Elephas maximus indicus isolate mEleMax1 chromosome 9, mEleMax1 primary haplotype, whole genome shotgun sequence genomic region, the following are encoded:
- the BARX1 gene encoding homeobox protein BarH-like 1, with protein sequence MQRPGEPGAALYGPAEGCADHRPHRYRSFMIEEILTEPPGPKGAAPTAAAAAAAGELLKFGVQALLAARPFHSHLAVLKAEQAAVFKFPLAPLSCSGLGSALLAAGPGLPSAAGTPHLPLELQLRGKLEAPGPGEPGAKAKKGRRSRTVFTELQLMGLEKRFEKQKYLSTPDRIDLAESLGLSQLQVKTWYQNRRMKWKKIVLQGGGLESPTKPKGRPKKNSIPTSEQLTEQERAKEAEKPAEAPGKLNDRSRDD encoded by the exons ATGCAGCGGCCGGGGGAGCCTGGCGCCGCGCTCTACGGCCCGGCCGAGGGCTGTGCGGACCACCGGCCACACCGTTACCGCAGCTTCATGATCGAGGAGATCCTCACCGAGCCGCCCGGGCCCAAGGGCGCTGCGCCCACCGCCGCCGCGGCTGCCGCCGCGGGCGAGCTGCTCAAGTTCGGCGTGCAGGCGCTGCTGGCGGCCCGGCCCTTCCACAGCCACCTGG CCGTCCTGAAGGCCGAGCAAGCTGCTGTGTTCAAGTTCCCTCTGGCGCCACTCAGCTGTTCCGGGCTAGGGTCAGCACTGCTGGCCGCAGGGCCTGGGCTGCCCAGTGCTGCGGGCACGCCGCACCTGCCGCTGGAACTGCAGCTCCGCGGGAAGCTGGAGGCGCCGGGCCCAGGGGAGCCGGGTGCCAAGGCCAAGAAGGGACGCCGGAGCCGCACTGTATTCACCGAGTTGCAGCTGATGGGCCTGGAGAAACGTTTCGAGAAGCAGAAGTACCTCTCCACGCCTGACAG AATAGATCTCGCTGAGTCCCTGGGCCTGAGCCAGTTGCAGGTGAAGACGTGGTATCAGAATCGAAGGATGAAGTGGAAGAAAATA GTGCTGCAGGGCGGCGGCCTGGAGTCCCCGACAAAGCCGAAGGGGCGGCCCAAGAAGAACTCCATCCCCACGAGCGAGCAGCTCACGGAGCAGGAGCGCGCCAAGGAGGCGGAGAAGCCGGCGGAGGCGCCGGGCAAGCTCAACGACAGGAGCCGCGATGACTGA